The following proteins are co-located in the Pirellulales bacterium genome:
- a CDS encoding DUF2878 family protein encodes MPLPEPGPLAVVLILRTMAFLLAGAASLWGAASGRPLLGPAVVAALLVVHAWTLTDPVRQLRSLLAATVIGTALESTWIALGAYVPAGDMRGTPVCPLWVTSAWLNAVLFWQGVAAERLSPGRAAGAGAIAFPLAYLLADRVHAIVVVWPPWAFAAAFSLYGAIALGAVHILIAVNAPRDQTCLNGK; translated from the coding sequence TTGCCGCTTCCTGAACCGGGGCCGCTCGCCGTCGTGCTGATCTTGCGAACCATGGCGTTCCTGCTGGCCGGGGCCGCGAGCCTGTGGGGCGCCGCGTCGGGTCGGCCGCTGCTGGGGCCGGCTGTGGTCGCGGCGCTGCTGGTGGTCCATGCGTGGACGCTGACCGACCCCGTGCGGCAGTTGCGGTCGCTGTTGGCGGCGACGGTGATCGGAACGGCGCTCGAGTCGACTTGGATCGCCCTGGGGGCGTACGTCCCCGCCGGCGACATGCGAGGCACGCCCGTTTGCCCGCTGTGGGTTACCTCGGCGTGGTTGAATGCGGTCCTGTTTTGGCAGGGGGTCGCGGCGGAGCGGCTTTCGCCCGGTCGGGCGGCTGGCGCGGGGGCGATCGCGTTTCCGCTGGCGTATCTCCTGGCCGACCGGGTGCATGCGATCGTCGTCGTTTGGCCGCCGTGGGCGTTCGCCGCGGCCTTCAGCCTGTACGGGGCGATCGCCCTGGGGGCCGTCCACATCCTCATCGCCGTCAACGCACCCCGAGACCAAACATGTCTGAACGGAAAGTGA
- a CDS encoding TIGR01777 family oxidoreductase, translating to MSERKVIVTGASGLVGTPLCENLTSSGWQVVRAVRRTPRPGGGEVYWNPAQGEIDKAGFEGAKAVVHLAGENIAEHRWTEAFKKKILDSRIQGTLLVSETLAGLAEKPDVFVCASAIGYYGDRGDEVMTEQSAPADDYLGQVCVQWEAACQTARDAGIRTINGRIGVVLSPKGGALAKMLTPFKLCVGGTIGSGRQYMSWIALDDLARALQFLVETPGLSGPINLVSPQPATNADFTKTLARVLGRPALLPMPGFAAKLAFGEMAEALLLASTRVVPEELERVRFRFEYPELEAALRHLVARR from the coding sequence ATGTCTGAACGGAAAGTGATCGTCACCGGCGCGTCGGGGCTCGTGGGAACCCCGTTGTGCGAGAATCTGACCAGCAGCGGCTGGCAGGTCGTTCGCGCCGTGCGCCGTACGCCGCGCCCCGGCGGGGGGGAAGTGTACTGGAACCCTGCGCAGGGCGAGATCGACAAGGCCGGCTTCGAAGGCGCCAAGGCGGTCGTCCACTTGGCCGGCGAGAACATCGCCGAGCATCGTTGGACCGAGGCCTTCAAGAAGAAGATCCTCGACAGCCGCATACAGGGGACGCTGCTCGTGAGCGAGACCCTCGCGGGGCTCGCCGAAAAACCGGATGTGTTCGTCTGCGCCTCGGCGATCGGCTACTACGGCGATCGGGGGGACGAGGTGATGACCGAGCAATCGGCCCCCGCGGACGATTATCTGGGGCAGGTGTGCGTTCAGTGGGAGGCGGCCTGCCAGACGGCTCGCGATGCGGGGATCCGCACGATCAACGGCCGGATCGGCGTGGTGCTGAGCCCCAAGGGGGGAGCGCTCGCCAAGATGCTGACGCCGTTTAAGTTGTGCGTCGGGGGGACGATCGGCAGCGGCCGGCAGTACATGAGCTGGATCGCGCTGGACGATCTGGCCCGGGCGCTGCAGTTCTTGGTCGAGACGCCGGGACTGTCCGGGCCGATCAATCTGGTCAGTCCGCAGCCGGCCACCAACGCGGACTTCACGAAGACGCTGGCCCGAGTGCTGGGCCGGCCGGCGCTGCTGCCCATGCCGGGCTTTGCGGCGAAGCTGGCCTTCGGCGAGATGGCCGAGGCCCTGCTCCTGGCGAGCACCCGGGTCGTTCCGGAGGAGTTGGAGCGAGTCCGGTTCCGGTTCGAGTACCCGGAGTTGGAGGCGGCGCTGCGGCATTTGGTCGCTCGCCGGTGA
- the lpdA gene encoding dihydrolipoyl dehydrogenase, which yields MHSQVVVLGGGPGGYAAAFLAADLGMEVTLVESDPRLGGTCLLRGCIPSKALLHVAKVIAEAREMIEWGVEFGAPKLAVEKMRARKEKVIETLSGGLAQLAKRRNVKRIHATGIFVDSNTLQLEGGDPATYEEERLTFDHCILATGSTPAMPKMFAIGSERVMDSTGALQLADIPESLLVVGGGYIGLEMGSVYAELGSKVTVVEFTEGLLPGADRDLVKPLHKALVERFEKIYLGTKVTGLKAVGDKVEASVEGPETSGTLTFDRVLVSVGRRPRTAGIGLENTKVTLDDKGFVRIDDQQRTSDPAILAIGDAAGEPMLAHKASHEGKVAAEVLAGEPAAFDKAAIPAVVFTDPEIAWAGLTADQAKLEGRKVEIAQYPWQASGRAIAIGKTDGMTKWLIDPETDRVLGCGIVGSGAGELIAEAVVAIEMGCNIRDVAESVHPHPTLSETVAFAGEVHLGAATEVYRPKRKHAQPN from the coding sequence ATGCATTCTCAAGTCGTTGTGCTCGGGGGCGGTCCTGGCGGATACGCCGCCGCGTTTCTTGCCGCCGACCTGGGGATGGAAGTGACCCTGGTGGAATCGGATCCGCGTCTGGGGGGGACGTGCCTGCTGCGGGGCTGCATCCCGTCGAAGGCGCTGCTGCACGTGGCCAAGGTGATCGCCGAGGCCCGCGAGATGATCGAGTGGGGGGTCGAGTTTGGCGCCCCGAAGCTGGCCGTCGAGAAGATGCGGGCTCGCAAAGAGAAGGTCATCGAGACCCTCTCCGGGGGGCTCGCCCAGTTGGCCAAGCGCCGCAACGTGAAACGCATTCACGCCACGGGCATTTTCGTCGACTCGAACACGCTGCAGCTCGAAGGGGGCGACCCCGCGACGTACGAGGAGGAGCGGCTGACCTTCGACCACTGCATTCTCGCCACGGGCAGCACGCCGGCGATGCCCAAGATGTTCGCCATCGGCAGCGAGCGGGTGATGGACTCGACCGGGGCGCTGCAACTGGCCGACATTCCCGAGTCGCTCCTGGTCGTCGGCGGCGGGTACATCGGGCTGGAGATGGGGAGCGTCTACGCCGAACTGGGCTCGAAAGTGACGGTCGTCGAATTCACCGAGGGCCTGCTCCCGGGGGCCGATCGCGACCTCGTGAAGCCGCTCCACAAGGCGCTCGTCGAACGGTTCGAGAAGATCTATCTCGGCACGAAGGTGACGGGGCTCAAGGCGGTCGGCGACAAAGTCGAAGCGTCGGTCGAAGGACCCGAGACGAGCGGCACGCTGACGTTCGACCGCGTGCTGGTGTCGGTCGGCCGGCGGCCGCGGACCGCCGGCATCGGGCTGGAAAACACCAAGGTCACGCTCGACGACAAGGGTTTCGTGCGGATCGACGACCAGCAGCGGACCAGCGACCCGGCGATCCTGGCGATCGGCGACGCGGCGGGCGAGCCGATGCTCGCCCACAAGGCGTCGCACGAGGGGAAGGTGGCGGCCGAGGTGCTGGCCGGCGAGCCGGCGGCGTTCGACAAGGCGGCGATTCCCGCGGTCGTGTTCACCGACCCCGAGATCGCCTGGGCCGGTCTGACCGCCGATCAGGCGAAGCTCGAAGGCCGCAAGGTCGAGATCGCCCAATACCCGTGGCAGGCGAGCGGCCGGGCGATCGCCATCGGCAAGACCGACGGCATGACCAAGTGGCTCATCGACCCCGAGACCGACCGCGTGCTGGGCTGCGGGATCGTGGGCTCGGGGGCCGGCGAGCTGATCGCCGAGGCGGTCGTCGCAATCGAGATGGGGTGCAACATCCGCGACGTCGCCGAGAGCGTGCACCCCCACCCCACTCTCAGCGAAACGGTGGCCTTCGCCGGCGAAGTCCACTTGGGCGCCGCGACCGAGGTGTACCGCCCGAAGCGCAAACACGCCCAACCTAACTAA
- the aceE gene encoding pyruvate dehydrogenase (acetyl-transferring), homodimeric type: MTPRSPLPNDVDPAETVEWLESLDYVLESKGPERVSQLLSALDESAHRNGVELPFTATTPYINTIPPDKQPQYPGNRELERRIKSFVRWNAMAMVTRANRDPAAPGGHISTFASSATLYEVALNHFIRGRGESGYGGDQVYYQGHAAPGMYARAYLEGRLTKQNLINFRRELSDGGGLSSYPHPWLMPEFWEFPTVSMGLAPIMAIYQARFNEYLTDRGILDLSGKRVYAFLGDGECDEPETLGAITLASREHLDNLCFVINCNLQRLDGPVRGNGKIVQELEGAFRGAGWNVIKVIWGSDWDPLLEADDTGLLALRMMEIVDGQSQKYVVSDGSYVREHFFGKYPELLGLVKNYSDEKLRKLKRGGHDPEKVYAAFKAAAECKGRPSVILAQTIKGYGLGEGGEGRNVTHNQKKLNESELHEFRTRFGIPISDERVAEAPFYRPPENSPEMKYLRERRAALGGSVPARNNAPVTMNVPRLADYQKSLAKLVSAGPGKEMSTTMGFVRLLTDLLRDKQIGKHIVPIVPDESRTFGMEGLFRQVGIYAHTGQLYEPVDSDQVAYYKEAKDGQLLEEGITEAGSMSSFIAAGTAYSSHGVNMIPMFIYYSMFGFQRIGDLVWAAADARAKGFMLGGTAGRTTLNGEGLQHQDGHSLVNAAAFPTVRSYDPAFAYETAVIIFDGLKRMYEDNETAIYYITLENENYLMPEMPAGCEEGIIRGLYRYKCVDGAPGKPRVQLLGAGPILNEVLKAQTLLAEKYGIGSDVWSVTSFNQLRRDAQECERWNMLNPDKPARTSYLEEQLGGTTGPIIAASDYMQMLADQLGPWLGGRMFALGTDGMGRSESREALRRHFEVDAECITVATLYKLMKDGQEEAKTVAQAIKEFGIDPNKPSALYA, from the coding sequence ATGACGCCCCGCTCGCCCTTGCCGAACGACGTCGATCCGGCCGAGACCGTCGAGTGGCTCGAGTCGCTCGACTACGTGCTGGAAAGCAAGGGACCCGAGCGGGTCAGCCAGTTGCTCAGCGCGCTGGACGAATCGGCGCACCGCAACGGCGTCGAGTTGCCGTTCACGGCGACGACTCCGTACATCAACACGATTCCGCCGGACAAACAGCCCCAGTACCCCGGCAATCGCGAGTTGGAGCGGCGGATCAAGAGTTTCGTCCGCTGGAACGCGATGGCGATGGTCACCCGCGCCAACCGCGATCCCGCGGCGCCCGGCGGGCACATCAGTACGTTCGCCAGTTCGGCGACGCTGTACGAGGTGGCGCTGAACCACTTTATCCGCGGCCGGGGCGAGAGCGGCTACGGCGGCGACCAGGTGTATTACCAGGGTCATGCAGCCCCGGGAATGTACGCCCGGGCGTATCTCGAAGGACGGCTCACCAAGCAGAACCTGATCAACTTCCGTCGCGAGCTGAGCGACGGGGGCGGGTTGTCGTCCTATCCTCACCCGTGGTTGATGCCCGAGTTTTGGGAATTCCCCACGGTGTCGATGGGCCTGGCGCCGATCATGGCGATCTACCAGGCGCGGTTCAACGAGTATCTGACCGATCGGGGAATCCTCGACCTGAGCGGGAAGCGGGTCTACGCCTTCTTGGGCGACGGCGAGTGCGACGAGCCCGAGACCCTGGGGGCGATCACGCTGGCGTCGCGCGAGCACCTCGACAACCTGTGCTTCGTGATCAACTGCAACTTGCAGCGGCTCGACGGTCCGGTGCGCGGCAACGGCAAGATCGTTCAGGAACTGGAAGGGGCGTTCCGCGGCGCCGGGTGGAACGTCATCAAGGTCATCTGGGGGAGCGACTGGGACCCGCTGCTCGAGGCCGACGACACGGGGCTGTTGGCCCTGCGGATGATGGAGATCGTCGACGGCCAGTCGCAGAAGTACGTCGTTTCGGACGGCTCGTACGTTCGCGAACACTTCTTCGGCAAGTACCCCGAGCTGCTCGGACTGGTCAAAAACTACAGCGACGAGAAGCTGCGGAAGCTCAAGCGCGGCGGACACGACCCCGAGAAGGTGTACGCCGCATTCAAGGCGGCCGCCGAGTGCAAGGGCCGCCCGTCGGTGATCCTGGCCCAGACGATCAAGGGCTACGGCCTGGGCGAAGGGGGCGAGGGTCGCAACGTGACCCACAACCAGAAGAAGCTCAACGAGTCGGAGTTGCACGAGTTCCGCACGCGGTTCGGGATTCCCATTTCCGACGAGCGGGTGGCCGAGGCGCCGTTCTACCGCCCGCCGGAGAACAGTCCCGAGATGAAGTACCTCCGCGAGCGCCGCGCCGCGCTGGGGGGCTCGGTTCCGGCGCGGAACAACGCCCCGGTGACGATGAACGTGCCGCGACTGGCCGATTACCAGAAGTCGCTCGCCAAGCTGGTCAGCGCCGGCCCAGGCAAGGAAATGTCGACCACGATGGGCTTCGTCCGATTGCTGACCGACCTGCTGCGCGACAAGCAGATCGGCAAGCACATCGTGCCGATCGTCCCCGACGAGTCGCGGACCTTCGGCATGGAAGGCTTGTTCCGGCAGGTGGGAATCTACGCCCATACGGGCCAGTTGTACGAGCCGGTCGACTCCGATCAGGTCGCCTATTACAAGGAGGCCAAAGACGGTCAGTTGCTCGAGGAGGGGATCACCGAGGCGGGGAGCATGAGCAGCTTCATCGCCGCGGGGACCGCCTACAGTTCGCACGGCGTGAACATGATTCCCATGTTCATCTACTACAGCATGTTCGGGTTCCAGCGGATCGGCGACCTCGTGTGGGCCGCGGCCGACGCCCGGGCCAAGGGCTTCATGCTCGGCGGCACCGCGGGCCGCACCACGCTCAACGGCGAAGGGCTGCAGCACCAGGACGGCCACAGTTTGGTGAACGCCGCGGCGTTTCCGACGGTGCGGTCCTACGATCCGGCGTTCGCCTACGAGACGGCGGTGATCATTTTCGACGGCCTCAAGCGGATGTACGAGGACAACGAAACGGCGATCTACTACATCACGCTCGAAAACGAGAACTACCTCATGCCCGAGATGCCCGCGGGGTGCGAGGAAGGGATCATCCGCGGGCTGTATCGTTACAAGTGCGTCGACGGTGCGCCGGGCAAGCCGCGCGTGCAGTTGCTGGGAGCGGGGCCGATTCTCAACGAGGTGCTCAAGGCTCAGACGCTGCTGGCCGAGAAATACGGCATCGGCAGCGACGTGTGGAGCGTGACCAGCTTCAACCAACTGCGGCGCGACGCCCAGGAGTGCGAACGCTGGAACATGCTCAACCCCGACAAGCCGGCGCGCACGAGCTACCTGGAAGAGCAGCTTGGCGGGACGACCGGGCCGATCATCGCCGCGAGCGACTACATGCAGATGCTCGCCGACCAGTTGGGCCCGTGGCTGGGGGGCCGGATGTTCGCCCTGGGGACCGACGGCATGGGCCGCAGCGAAAGCCGCGAAGCCCTGCGCCGGCACTTCGAGGTCGACGCCGAGTGCATCACCGTCGCCACGCTGTACAAGTTGATGAAGGACGGCCAGGAAGAGGCCAAGACGGTCGCCCAGGCGATTAAGGAGTTCGGCATCGACCCGAACAAGCCGTCGGCGCTGTACGCTTGA
- a CDS encoding 2-oxo acid dehydrogenase subunit E2: protein MPTQVKLPSLGENIDSGDVLSIFVSEGDVVAKDQDLIEIETDKATMPIPSPQAGKVVKILVAEGETLSVGGAILELEAADAPAPVKPSAPAPVAAAPAPAEPAPAPAAPVAVAPAPVAPAPAAATAAPAKSAPAPKPAKPGEDVPGDGHASAAAGPAVRRLARELGVDLRRVRPSGDAERITEEDVRNHVRTAQQEATAAAPKGITPPGAPDSDAHGAVRREKMSRMRQTIARNMVQSYTTIPQLTNFDDVDVTELERLRKDSEKDYASQGVKLTAMPLLVKAVAVALKHHPIVNASVGESGEEIVYKEYVNVGIAVDTPKGLMVPVIRDADRKGIAQLARDLVELATAARDGTLAIEDMRGGTFTISNLGAVGGTYSTPIINPPEAAILLVGRSRMMPQFVDGAFQPRLMMPLSLTYDHRIVDGAAAARFLNDVKGYLSNPGRLLLAPA from the coding sequence ATGCCGACACAAGTGAAGCTCCCCTCGTTGGGCGAAAATATCGATTCGGGCGACGTGCTGTCGATCTTCGTCAGCGAAGGAGACGTCGTCGCGAAGGATCAGGACCTGATCGAGATCGAGACCGACAAGGCGACGATGCCGATCCCCAGCCCGCAAGCGGGAAAGGTGGTGAAGATCCTCGTCGCCGAGGGCGAGACCCTGTCGGTGGGGGGCGCGATTTTGGAGCTTGAGGCAGCGGACGCCCCGGCCCCGGTTAAGCCCTCGGCGCCGGCGCCGGTTGCCGCGGCCCCAGCCCCGGCGGAGCCTGCTCCGGCCCCCGCGGCCCCGGTTGCCGTTGCTCCCGCTCCGGTTGCACCGGCGCCTGCCGCCGCGACCGCGGCGCCGGCGAAATCGGCTCCGGCCCCCAAGCCGGCCAAGCCGGGCGAAGACGTCCCCGGCGACGGGCACGCCTCCGCCGCCGCAGGGCCCGCGGTTCGACGGCTCGCGCGCGAGTTGGGGGTCGATCTGCGCCGCGTGCGTCCCAGCGGCGACGCCGAGCGGATCACCGAGGAGGACGTCCGCAACCATGTCCGCACGGCCCAGCAAGAGGCCACCGCCGCGGCCCCCAAGGGGATCACTCCCCCCGGCGCCCCGGACAGCGACGCCCACGGCGCCGTGCGGCGCGAGAAGATGTCGCGAATGCGGCAGACGATCGCCCGCAACATGGTGCAGTCGTACACGACGATCCCGCAGCTCACGAACTTCGACGACGTCGACGTCACCGAACTCGAGCGGCTCCGCAAAGACAGCGAGAAAGACTACGCCTCTCAAGGGGTGAAGCTCACCGCGATGCCGCTGTTGGTCAAGGCGGTCGCGGTGGCGCTCAAGCATCACCCGATCGTCAACGCTTCGGTCGGCGAATCGGGCGAGGAGATCGTCTACAAGGAATACGTCAACGTCGGCATCGCGGTCGACACCCCCAAGGGACTGATGGTCCCCGTGATCCGCGACGCCGATCGCAAGGGCATCGCCCAATTGGCTCGCGACCTGGTCGAGTTGGCGACCGCGGCCCGGGACGGGACGCTCGCGATCGAGGACATGCGGGGCGGAACGTTCACGATCAGCAACCTGGGAGCGGTCGGCGGGACGTACTCCACCCCGATCATCAACCCCCCCGAGGCGGCGATCCTGCTCGTGGGCCGCAGCCGGATGATGCCGCAGTTCGTCGACGGCGCGTTCCAGCCGCGGCTGATGATGCCGCTGTCGCTCACGTACGATCACCGGATCGTCGACGGCGCCGCCGCGGCGCGGTTCTTGAACGACGTGAAGGGGTATCTGTCGAACCCCGGTCGGCTGCTCCTCGCCCCCGCGTGA
- a CDS encoding PEP-CTERM sorting domain-containing protein, which yields MSRITSGGFYLVASLLSLFSLASVSQAGILNGHGAAYGGVTGSVPFNNGVGLSGTIDYAVFTAGAFNANFGGLGYVPGDALVYTYQVNVIGNLGVSAEIIGVSNPANTIGTFNIGDQDAASASFTPNARWLFSPEIPTGMSSWGLAFSSPKLPIVGASLTIDGGTQALVAGVPTPGPISIPEPATLALSAGGLALVLLSKRVRG from the coding sequence ATGAGTCGGATCACTTCCGGGGGATTTTATCTCGTCGCATCACTCCTCTCTCTCTTCAGTCTCGCCAGCGTCTCGCAGGCGGGCATTCTTAACGGCCATGGAGCCGCTTACGGCGGCGTGACGGGCTCGGTCCCGTTCAACAACGGCGTCGGCCTCAGCGGAACCATCGACTACGCCGTCTTTACGGCTGGCGCGTTCAACGCCAATTTCGGCGGCTTGGGGTACGTGCCTGGCGATGCGCTGGTCTACACGTATCAGGTGAACGTCATCGGCAATCTCGGCGTGTCGGCCGAGATCATCGGCGTCAGCAATCCGGCCAACACGATCGGCACATTTAACATCGGCGATCAGGATGCTGCTTCGGCGTCGTTTACGCCGAACGCGCGCTGGCTCTTCTCGCCGGAGATTCCCACGGGGATGAGCAGTTGGGGGCTGGCGTTCTCCTCGCCGAAGCTGCCGATCGTCGGCGCATCGTTGACGATCGACGGCGGCACGCAAGCGCTGGTGGCCGGCGTGCCGACGCCGGGGCCGATCTCGATTCCCGAGCCGGCGACGCTCGCGCTGAGCGCCGGCGGCTTGGCGCTTGTGCTGCTGTCGAAGCGAGTCCGCGGCTAG
- a CDS encoding SUMF1/EgtB/PvdO family nonheme iron enzyme, whose product MRLFTTGLVAVLSVLLFPAATCADLFGSGANSFTIDFVTIGAPNNPQDYFIAPGDVAAPPGGGSVPYVFRMGTYEVSERMIAAANAEGNLGITQTSRGPDFPAGGISWLDAVRFVNWLNTSTGNPAAYKLDPAGNFQLWAPTDPGYDPTNWFRNTQAKYFLPSHDEWYKAAYFDPLLGVYYDYPTGSDTAPLRVAGGTAPGTAVYGGSFFAPTPSPIMSAGGPSPFGTFAQGGNIGELIETEIDKVNDSIESARTARGGAYTSGAAELVSYTAIGYGPNFQSPNLGFRVASRIPEPSTLSLAIGLLWLAGGVAKRTARVSLHGEIS is encoded by the coding sequence ATGCGGCTTTTCACGACAGGCTTGGTCGCGGTTCTGAGCGTCTTGCTCTTCCCCGCGGCGACGTGCGCCGACCTCTTCGGCAGCGGGGCGAACTCGTTCACCATCGACTTCGTCACGATTGGCGCGCCCAATAACCCGCAGGACTACTTTATCGCCCCTGGCGACGTCGCGGCGCCGCCGGGGGGGGGATCGGTCCCCTACGTCTTTCGGATGGGAACCTACGAGGTCTCCGAGCGGATGATCGCCGCGGCCAACGCGGAGGGGAACTTGGGGATCACGCAGACGTCGCGCGGACCCGACTTCCCCGCGGGGGGGATCTCCTGGCTCGACGCGGTCCGGTTCGTCAATTGGCTCAATACGAGCACCGGCAACCCCGCCGCATACAAGCTCGATCCAGCGGGGAACTTCCAACTGTGGGCGCCGACCGATCCGGGCTACGACCCGACCAATTGGTTCCGCAATACGCAGGCCAAGTACTTCTTGCCGTCGCACGACGAGTGGTACAAGGCGGCCTACTTCGACCCGCTGCTGGGGGTCTACTACGACTACCCGACCGGCAGCGACACGGCGCCGCTGCGAGTCGCCGGCGGCACGGCCCCCGGCACGGCCGTCTATGGTGGCTCGTTCTTCGCCCCCACCCCCAGCCCGATCATGTCGGCCGGCGGACCCAGCCCCTTCGGCACGTTCGCCCAAGGGGGAAACATCGGCGAGCTCATCGAGACCGAGATCGACAAGGTCAATGACTCGATCGAGAGTGCGCGAACGGCCCGAGGGGGAGCGTATACATCAGGCGCAGCAGAACTTGTTTCTTACACCGCAATCGGCTATGGCCCGAATTTTCAGTCTCCAAACCTCGGCTTCCGCGTGGCCAGTCGGATTCCCGAACCGTCGACCTTGTCGCTGGCGATCGGGCTCCTGTGGCTTGCCGGCGGGGTCGCCAAGCGAACCGCCCGCGTCTCCTTGCATGGGGAGATCTCATAG
- the glpK gene encoding glycerol kinase GlpK, with amino-acid sequence MTQFVLALDQGTTSSRSIVFDRQGRLAGQDQQEFPQIYPSSGHVEHDPEAIWAAQLKTARAALRQAKADGRNVAALGIANQRETVVLWDRATGRPVDNAIVWQSRITAPLCERLKRAGLEPVVRAKTGLVIDPYFSGTKIRHLLDKHKLRRRAAKGEILAGTIDSWLLWKLTGGAVHATDCSNASRTMLYDIHALDWDQELLDALRVPREMLPEVRDSSGDFGVADKRHFGFELPIGGVAGDQQAALFGQACFKAGMAKNTYGTGCFILLNTGAEPVESPPGLLTTVGWRLAGKASYCLEGAVFIGGAAVQWLRDGLQLIKTSADVERLARSQPDSGGVYFVPALVGLGTPHWDPYARGLIIGLDRSTTAGHIARATVESMAYQSRDVIAAMEAVSGVKLTKLRVDGGAAVNDELLQFQADLLGKPVQRPVVTETTALGAAYLAGLHAQVWSKPADLAEQWALHREFAPQLPPRERTTRIKRWTSAVERSRGWLAE; translated from the coding sequence GTGACGCAATTCGTCTTGGCCCTCGACCAGGGGACCACCTCCAGTCGCAGCATCGTGTTCGATCGCCAGGGACGCCTTGCCGGCCAGGACCAGCAAGAGTTCCCGCAGATCTATCCCTCGTCGGGACACGTCGAGCATGATCCCGAGGCGATCTGGGCCGCGCAGCTCAAGACGGCTCGGGCTGCGCTCCGGCAGGCGAAGGCCGACGGTCGCAACGTCGCGGCCCTGGGGATCGCCAACCAGCGCGAGACCGTCGTCCTGTGGGACCGCGCCACCGGCCGCCCGGTCGACAACGCGATCGTCTGGCAAAGCCGCATCACCGCCCCGCTCTGCGAGCGGCTCAAACGGGCCGGGCTGGAACCGGTCGTCCGCGCCAAGACCGGCTTGGTGATCGACCCCTACTTCAGCGGCACGAAGATTCGCCACCTGCTCGACAAGCACAAGCTCCGCCGCCGCGCCGCCAAGGGCGAGATCCTCGCCGGCACGATCGACTCCTGGCTGTTGTGGAAGCTCACCGGCGGCGCCGTCCACGCCACCGACTGCAGCAACGCCAGCCGGACGATGCTGTACGACATCCACGCCCTCGACTGGGATCAAGAACTGCTCGACGCGCTCCGCGTGCCGCGCGAGATGCTGCCCGAGGTCCGCGACTCCAGCGGCGATTTCGGCGTCGCCGACAAACGGCACTTCGGGTTCGAGCTTCCGATCGGCGGCGTCGCCGGCGATCAGCAGGCCGCCCTCTTCGGTCAGGCGTGCTTCAAGGCGGGCATGGCTAAAAACACCTATGGCACCGGCTGTTTCATCCTCCTCAACACGGGCGCCGAACCGGTCGAGTCCCCCCCGGGCCTGCTCACCACCGTCGGCTGGAGGCTCGCCGGCAAGGCGTCCTACTGCCTGGAGGGGGCCGTGTTCATCGGCGGCGCCGCCGTGCAGTGGCTGCGCGACGGGTTGCAACTGATCAAGACCTCGGCCGACGTCGAGCGCCTCGCGCGCAGTCAGCCCGACAGCGGCGGGGTGTACTTCGTCCCCGCGCTGGTGGGGCTCGGCACGCCCCATTGGGACCCGTACGCCCGGGGACTGATCATCGGGCTCGATCGCTCGACGACTGCCGGCCACATCGCCCGGGCGACCGTCGAGTCGATGGCCTACCAAAGCCGCGACGTCATCGCCGCCATGGAAGCGGTCTCGGGGGTGAAGCTCACCAAGCTGCGCGTCGACGGCGGCGCGGCGGTCAACGACGAACTGCTGCAGTTCCAGGCCGACCTGCTCGGCAAGCCGGTCCAGCGCCCGGTCGTCACCGAGACGACCGCGCTGGGCGCCGCGTACCTCGCGGGCCTGCACGCCCAGGTCTGGTCGAAGCCGGCCGATTTGGCCGAGCAATGGGCGCTCCACCGCGAGTTCGCCCCGCAACTTCCCCCGCGCGAACGAACGACGCGCATCAAACGCTGGACCTCCGCGGTGGAGCGGAGCAGAGGCTGGCTCGCCGAGTGA
- a CDS encoding aquaporin family protein: MDLFLAEAAGTAILILFGNGVVANVLLNKTAGNGGGWICITAGWALGVALAVYAVGRISGAHLNPAVSLALYGLEQLDGSLLPQYLAGQQVGAAIGAVLVWLAYKYHFDATDDPVAIRNCFCTGPAIDAPFWNFVTEFIGTAVLIFGILAIGANAGELPQGEVDLAKAFSVGVNPLLVGLLVAGIGLSLGGPTGYAINPARDFAPRIVHALLPIAGKGDSGWSYAWIPVAGPFAGAMVGALLWRVLGL; encoded by the coding sequence ATGGACTTGTTTCTCGCAGAGGCGGCGGGGACCGCCATTCTCATCCTGTTCGGCAACGGGGTCGTCGCCAACGTCCTGCTCAACAAGACCGCAGGCAACGGCGGCGGGTGGATTTGCATCACGGCCGGCTGGGCGTTGGGGGTCGCTTTGGCCGTGTACGCCGTCGGGCGGATCAGCGGCGCCCACCTCAATCCGGCGGTCAGCCTGGCGCTGTACGGCCTCGAGCAACTCGACGGCAGCCTCCTCCCCCAGTACCTCGCCGGACAGCAGGTCGGCGCCGCGATCGGGGCGGTTCTCGTCTGGCTCGCCTACAAGTATCACTTCGACGCCACCGACGATCCCGTGGCCATTCGCAACTGCTTTTGCACCGGGCCGGCGATCGACGCTCCCTTCTGGAACTTCGTCACCGAGTTCATCGGCACGGCCGTGCTGATCTTCGGCATTTTGGCCATCGGCGCCAATGCGGGCGAGTTGCCGCAAGGCGAGGTCGACCTTGCGAAGGCGTTTTCCGTCGGGGTCAATCCGCTGCTGGTGGGGCTGCTGGTCGCGGGGATCGGGCTGTCGCTGGGAGGACCGACCGGCTACGCGATCAACCCGGCCCGCGACTTCGCCCCGCGGATCGTCCACGCGCTGCTGCCGATCGCGGGCAAAGGAGACTCGGGGTGGAGCTACGCCTGGATCCCCGTCGCCGGCCCCTTCGCCGGCGCCATGGTCGGCGCCCTGCTGTGGCGCGTCCTCGGCCTGTAA